In Lactococcus paracarnosus, a genomic segment contains:
- the murB gene encoding UDP-N-acetylmuramate dehydrogenase, with the protein MLTKLEINEKLSDITIKYNENLANYTYTKVGGPADFLAFPTDKKQLQAIVRLANATQTPFIVLGNASNLIVRDGGIRGFVILLEKMDAVRANGYVIEAQAGANLIKTTQLALANSLTGFEFACGIPGSIGGAVFMNAGAYGGEVANILSSVQVMDHTGEFSVISVEDLQFGYRKSLLQSEHYIAISAKFSLSTGDHQLIKAEMDRLTHLRELKQPLDYPSCGSVFKRPVGYFAGQLIQDANLQGHQIGGVQVSEKHAGFMINLGHGTAKDYEALIADVIAQVEQASGVRLEPEVRILGEETRDA; encoded by the coding sequence ATGTTAACTAAACTTGAAATAAATGAAAAACTATCTGATATAACTATAAAATACAATGAGAATCTTGCTAACTATACCTATACAAAAGTGGGTGGCCCTGCTGATTTTTTAGCCTTTCCAACTGACAAAAAACAGTTACAAGCAATCGTAAGGCTTGCAAACGCGACACAGACCCCTTTTATCGTGCTCGGTAATGCCAGTAATCTCATCGTTCGAGATGGTGGGATACGTGGGTTTGTTATCTTACTTGAGAAAATGGATGCTGTGCGGGCAAATGGTTATGTAATTGAAGCACAAGCTGGTGCGAACTTGATCAAGACAACCCAATTAGCCTTAGCTAATTCTTTGACTGGCTTTGAATTTGCCTGCGGAATTCCAGGATCTATCGGGGGTGCAGTCTTTATGAATGCGGGTGCTTACGGTGGTGAAGTGGCTAATATCTTGTCAAGTGTCCAAGTCATGGATCATACAGGTGAGTTTTCTGTTATCAGTGTAGAAGACTTACAGTTTGGTTATCGTAAATCTCTTTTACAGAGCGAGCATTACATCGCGATTTCTGCTAAGTTTTCTTTATCAACTGGTGATCATCAGCTGATAAAAGCTGAGATGGATCGCTTGACCCATCTACGTGAGTTAAAACAGCCATTGGACTACCCAAGTTGTGGATCAGTCTTTAAAAGACCTGTTGGCTATTTTGCTGGCCAATTAATTCAGGATGCGAACTTGCAAGGTCATCAGATTGGTGGCGTACAAGTATCTGAAAAACACGCTGGATTTATGATTAATTTAGGCCATGGTACAGCAAAAGACTATGAAGCCTTGATTGCTGATGTGATTGCACAAGTTGAACAAGCCTCTGGTGTTAGATTAGAGCCAGAAGTTAGAATATTAGGAGAAGAGACTCGTGACGCATAA